In Nisaea acidiphila, the DNA window CGATCCGGCGGAGCACCGCGAATTGCTGAACCAGCCGATCGAAGTCGTCGACATGCGCGCCATCGACGAGAAGGGTGTCAGCGCCTTGCTGGCCGACTTCCTGAAGCGTGTTGAGGATGCGGACGGCGTCATCCACGTGAGCCTCGACGTCGATTTCCTCGACCCGGAGATCGCACCCGCCGTCGGTACCACCGTTCCGGGAGGCGCGACCTTCCGCGAGGCCCATCTCATTATGGAGAAGCTCTGCGACAGCGGCCGCGTCGGCTCGCTCGATCTCGTGGAGCTCAATCCCTTCCTCGACGAGCGCGGCAAGACCGCACGACTGATGGTCGACCTGACCGCGAGCCTGTTCGGCCGCAAAGTCATGGACCGGCCGACCCGATCCTACTGAGCAAAGCGAAGGAGAACCCCCATGTCCCATGCCGCAGATTTCATTGCTACGGAAAACCGGCTCGGCGCTCACAATTACAAGCCGCTCGACGTCGTCCTGACCCGGGGCGAGGGCGTGCATGTCTGGGATGTGGACGGGAAACAGTATCTCGACTGCCTCTCGGCCTATTCCGCCGTAAATCAGGGCCATTGCCACCCGAAGATCTACGAGGCGCTGGTGACCCAGGCCAAGAGGCTGACCCTGACCTCCCGCGCCTTCCATAACGACCAGCTCGCCGGCTTCTACGAAGACATCGCCCGGCTAACCGGGTCGCACAAGGTGCTGCCGATGAATTCCGGCGCCGAGGCGGTGGAATCCGCGGTCAAGGCGGTGCGCAAATGGGGCTATGAGCAGAAAGGCGTGGCGGAAAATCAGGCCGAGGTCATCGTCTTCTCCAACAACTTCCACGGCCGCACCATCGGCGTCGTCGGTTTCTCCACCGATCCGGTGGCGCGCGGTAATTTCGGTCCTTTCGCACCGGGATTCCGGGTGGTGAAGTTCGGCGATATCGAAGCCTTCGAGAAGGCGATCACCGAAAACACGGTCGCCGCCCTGATCGAGCCGATCCAGGGCGAGGCTGGGGTGATCATCCCGCCGGCCGGCTATTTCAAGCGGATGCGCGAGCTCTGCACCGAGCACAACGTCACGCTCATCCTCGACGAGATCCAGACCGGCCTCGGCCGTACCGGCAAGATGCTGGCGGAAGAGCACGAGGAAATCGAGGCCGACGTGACGCTTGTCGGCAAGGCGCTCTCGGGCGGTTATTACCCAGTCTCGGCGGTGCTCTCCAACAGCGAAGTCCTCGGCGTGCTGCAGCCGGGTCAGCACGGCTCGACCTTCGGCGGCAACCCGCTCGGCTGCGCCGTAGCACGGGCCGCGCTCGATGTGCTTGTGAGCGAAGGTATGATCGAGAATTCCGCCGAGCAGGGCGCCTATTTCAAGACGGAGCTGGAAGGCATCCGCTCGAACGCGGTGAAGGAAGTCCGCGGCCGCGGCCTGATGCTGGCGGTCGAACTGGAGCCGGAAGCAGGCGGTGCCCGGAAATACTGCGATGCCCTGAAAGAGCGCGGCATCCTTGCCAAGGACACGCACGAACATTCGATCCGCATCGCTCCGCCGCTGGTCATTACCCGCGATCAGGTCGATTGGGCGCTGGAACGCTTCAGCGACGTGCTGACCAACGTGCACTGAGCGTTGTTGCAACGCGTGTGGCCATCACCTTAGCGACATAAGCATTCAGATTGTTTTCAGATCGCTCCAAGCCGTTAAACTCCTGTTGGATAATCGGATTGACCGAAAGCGGCTTGGGGTAGAAGGCAATGACGCATTGTCAACGTGCGGCGCGATTTGCAGCAGCAATTGCGCTTTGTTGGATCATCGTAGGATGTTCAAGTGCAACCACGTCTTTCAAGGATGGACCCAGCCCCGGAAAAGCCGTCGTTATTGTCGGTGGGGCCTTCCGGATCCCTAATGTACCGATTTCAAAGCCAATCGCTCCGATCCATATTGTTGCAGGCCCTCTGAAAGTCCCATCCGCAATCCTTAGCGCCCAGATTAACTTTCGCCGGTTTGAGGTCAACAATGGCAAAAAGCTGAGCAATATCGGGCTGTCTTTCGAGGGGAACCCGGAACTGATCATGGTAGGACTGGGAGAACCGAATTCGTTATTCGGTCCAGGTCGCACATTAGATCAGTTTGGCAGAACGACATACGCAATTGCCGAAGTTAATCCCGGCGACTGGTTCCTCGAGCGTCAAATTGTAAGCTCTCCGAATCAAACGACGATTATCCACTCCTTGAAACAAGAAGACTCACGGATGCGGGAAGGCATACCGATTTTCAGCGTTGAGGCTGGAGAAACTATCTATGTTGGAGATGTGTTCCTAGTGTCTTCAGCGTTCCTGAAGGAACATGAACCATCGAAACATCAAAGATTAGGAAATGACCAATGGTTCCTCGGATATTCGTTTGATTTCGTCAACTCGATCCCTTCCATTGCGAGCAGAATAGACGCGGCTTCGATA includes these proteins:
- the rocD gene encoding ornithine--oxo-acid transaminase: MSHAADFIATENRLGAHNYKPLDVVLTRGEGVHVWDVDGKQYLDCLSAYSAVNQGHCHPKIYEALVTQAKRLTLTSRAFHNDQLAGFYEDIARLTGSHKVLPMNSGAEAVESAVKAVRKWGYEQKGVAENQAEVIVFSNNFHGRTIGVVGFSTDPVARGNFGPFAPGFRVVKFGDIEAFEKAITENTVAALIEPIQGEAGVIIPPAGYFKRMRELCTEHNVTLILDEIQTGLGRTGKMLAEEHEEIEADVTLVGKALSGGYYPVSAVLSNSEVLGVLQPGQHGSTFGGNPLGCAVARAALDVLVSEGMIENSAEQGAYFKTELEGIRSNAVKEVRGRGLMLAVELEPEAGGARKYCDALKERGILAKDTHEHSIRIAPPLVITRDQVDWALERFSDVLTNVH